A stretch of Cellulosilyticum sp. I15G10I2 DNA encodes these proteins:
- a CDS encoding helix-turn-helix domain-containing protein: protein MYSRRTALDINRRDFSNMAGISKNTLVRYERGHTHPSIEKLSKIANVLSVELNELYDNYYR from the coding sequence ATATATTCTAGAAGAACAGCGCTAGATATAAATAGACGTGATTTTTCTAATATGGCAGGTATTAGCAAAAATACGCTGGTTAGATATGAGAGAGGGCATACTCATCCAAGTATTGAAAAACTCTCAAAAATTGCGAATGTATTATCTGTTGAATTGAATGAACTGTATGATAATTATTATAGATAG
- a CDS encoding tyrosine-type recombinase/integrase has product MLRKVYTAEKWLKVNRRNKELLEDFVLEMKSNKKSPETIKQYAADLKMILVYIHDELDNKDILQLNKKDFRRIKMWFLDEREVSSARCCRVMSALHSMLDFAEDDDDYDYEYNKSKKVKGVPKKAEREIIFLTDEQISKIRKHLIEKKKYKLLALTDIYYDSAGRRKEVLQIKKRDLLNRNYTNIVEGKGGKQFPLLYFSRSKESLKLYLDTRTDDYDSLWVCYEGQERVRPARYSSLYEWTMTLRKILSEIEGKEIKITPHSFRHSAIENMKRGTHYICKELKREKGFSLEELKVYAHHEDTGTTESYLKNDEANVLSNMFSIKLD; this is encoded by the coding sequence ATGTTGAGAAAAGTATATACAGCAGAAAAATGGTTAAAGGTTAATAGAAGAAATAAGGAGTTGTTGGAAGACTTTGTTTTAGAGATGAAAAGCAATAAAAAAAGTCCAGAAACAATTAAGCAATATGCAGCAGATCTAAAAATGATATTAGTGTACATACATGATGAACTTGATAACAAAGACATATTACAATTAAATAAAAAAGACTTTCGCCGAATCAAAATGTGGTTCTTAGATGAAAGAGAGGTTTCCAGTGCGAGATGCTGCAGAGTTATGAGTGCACTTCATAGTATGCTAGATTTTGCAGAGGACGATGATGACTATGACTATGAATACAATAAATCCAAGAAAGTCAAAGGTGTACCTAAAAAAGCTGAGAGAGAAATTATATTCCTAACTGATGAACAGATAAGCAAAATCAGGAAGCATTTAATTGAGAAAAAGAAGTACAAGCTATTAGCACTTACTGATATCTATTACGATAGTGCTGGCAGAAGAAAAGAAGTATTGCAAATTAAAAAGAGAGATTTACTTAACAGAAATTATACGAATATTGTAGAAGGCAAAGGGGGAAAACAATTCCCTCTTTTATATTTCTCAAGAAGCAAAGAGAGCCTTAAACTTTATTTAGATACCAGAACGGATGACTATGATAGCCTTTGGGTATGTTATGAAGGGCAAGAGCGCGTTAGGCCAGCGAGGTACAGCTCATTATATGAATGGACTATGACACTTAGAAAAATCCTTAGTGAAATAGAGGGTAAAGAAATAAAAATTACACCTCATAGCTTCCGCCATAGCGCCATTGAGAATATGAAGCGTGGCACTCACTACATATGCAAAGAACTTAAAAGAGAGAAAGGATTCTCCTTAGAGGAGCTTAAGGTCTATGCTCATCACGAAGACACCGGAACTACAGAGTCATATTTGAAAAATGATGAGGCGAATGTACTATCAAACATGTTTAGCATTAAATTGGATTAA
- a CDS encoding helix-turn-helix domain-containing protein: MDIGTKIKEMRKDKKLTQQQLADMISVTRSSLQKYENGETAITIELLENIAAALNVDIISFFTDDVDDILILLKKRFNLKDNSKGQLEYDFRLFIDFLRYKYR, from the coding sequence ATGGATATAGGTACTAAAATAAAAGAGATGAGAAAAGATAAAAAATTGACTCAACAGCAATTGGCTGATATGATTTCGGTGACACGGTCATCGTTACAAAAGTATGAAAATGGTGAAACGGCAATAACAATTGAACTCCTGGAGAACATAGCTGCCGCACTCAATGTTGATATCATAAGCTTTTTTACTGATGACGTGGATGATATTTTAATTCTTTTAAAAAAGAGGTTTAATTTAAAGGATAATTCTAAAGGACAACTTGAATATGATTTCAGATTGTTTATAGATTTCTTACGGTATAAGTACAGGTAG
- a CDS encoding FtsK/SpoIIIE domain-containing protein, which translates to MSKNKENDYEAFAYMFLGGVGSLALSATFPFLLVPGVVATVGSVGLAFWENFEFKQNKMWENIGLVTKDEKVPICIKTIKTDVGEQKVYYVPAGLSGDQIKSKQNEIENALKKKVKIDIADNFNVIIQTFHKALGALYKFTTDHLQKDLMKFSAGYSQSIKGENIEVIDLNSSDCHMLISGTTGSGKSELLRQLLVQFILQTKGLIAKGELWIADLKGGVTTKLFSRASNCTRYTIFQEDTIQMMQELHEIMMKRYITLNNGNCVDYKEYNAKFKKSPMKPIVFVIEEYSLLFNNKAAAELLFLLLNLSRAANISVILTIQRPDFKTLDTRIKANLRTTICFKVKYDVDSEIVLGHGNYLASRELKTAPPGRGILNDEKHDDIIFQSLYMTTKEIECTLKEYLTKKATFSTYQNQAKEAPNEDLKKATKDDIKKIESLV; encoded by the coding sequence ATGAGCAAAAATAAAGAAAATGATTATGAAGCATTCGCGTATATGTTTCTCGGTGGAGTTGGTAGCCTGGCCCTATCAGCAACTTTCCCATTCCTTTTAGTTCCTGGCGTAGTAGCTACAGTCGGAAGTGTCGGGTTAGCATTTTGGGAGAACTTTGAGTTTAAACAAAACAAAATGTGGGAAAATATAGGGCTAGTCACAAAAGATGAGAAGGTGCCTATTTGCATTAAAACTATTAAAACAGACGTAGGAGAGCAGAAAGTCTATTATGTACCTGCTGGATTATCAGGAGATCAGATCAAATCAAAACAAAATGAAATAGAAAATGCTCTAAAGAAAAAAGTTAAGATAGATATAGCTGATAACTTCAATGTGATTATACAGACATTTCATAAGGCATTAGGTGCATTATATAAATTCACAACAGATCATCTTCAAAAGGATTTGATGAAGTTTTCAGCAGGATATAGCCAAAGTATTAAAGGTGAAAATATAGAAGTAATAGACCTTAATTCTAGTGACTGTCACATGCTCATATCAGGGACTACTGGAAGTGGAAAAAGCGAGCTATTAAGGCAGTTGCTAGTACAATTTATATTGCAAACAAAAGGACTTATAGCAAAAGGCGAGCTATGGATAGCAGATCTAAAAGGTGGCGTAACAACTAAATTATTTAGTAGAGCCAGTAATTGCACTAGGTATACTATTTTCCAAGAAGATACTATACAGATGATGCAAGAGCTGCATGAGATAATGATGAAGCGATATATAACATTGAACAATGGAAATTGTGTTGATTATAAAGAGTATAATGCCAAGTTTAAAAAATCACCTATGAAACCTATAGTTTTTGTTATAGAGGAATATAGCCTGCTATTCAATAATAAAGCTGCAGCAGAACTATTATTCTTGCTCTTAAACCTTAGCAGAGCCGCAAATATAAGCGTAATATTAACTATACAGAGGCCTGACTTCAAAACTTTAGACACGCGTATTAAGGCCAATTTGCGCACTACAATATGTTTCAAAGTTAAATACGATGTAGATTCAGAGATAGTGTTAGGCCATGGCAATTATCTTGCCAGCAGAGAACTTAAAACAGCTCCACCAGGTCGAGGCATCCTCAATGATGAAAAACATGATGATATTATATTCCAGAGCCTTTATATGACTACAAAAGAAATAGAGTGCACATTAAAAGAGTACCTAACTAAAAAAGCTACATTTAGTACCTATCAGAATCAGGCAAAAGAAGCACCTAATGAAGATCTTAAAAAGGCTACTAAGGATGATATTAAAAAGATAGAAAGTCTTGTTTAG
- a CDS encoding dipicolinate synthase subunit A N-terminal domain-containing protein, which translates to MSNISVAIIGGDLRFVRLCKLLIEKGIDVSVYGINHPDIPKEVKVCSCLSEIKNCPYIIGPIPFSKDNKCVYTPLSNLYISIEQFFLEAANSYVLGSVLNQELRDLFNEHHIKWKDIMEMDEVAILNATPTQVRI; encoded by the coding sequence ATGAGTAATATTTCAGTTGCCATAATCGGAGGCGACTTAAGGTTTGTACGATTATGTAAGCTTCTTATTGAAAAAGGAATAGATGTTTCTGTCTATGGGATTAATCATCCAGATATTCCAAAAGAGGTTAAGGTATGCTCTTGCCTAAGTGAAATAAAAAACTGTCCATATATTATCGGCCCTATACCCTTTTCAAAGGATAACAAGTGCGTCTATACACCACTTAGCAATCTTTATATTTCGATTGAGCAGTTCTTTTTAGAAGCCGCTAATAGCTATGTACTAGGCAGTGTTTTAAATCAAGAGTTAAGAGACTTATTTAATGAGCATCATATTAAATGGAAAGACATCATGGAAATGGATGAAGTGGCCATACTCAATGCAACCCCTACACAAGTGCGTATCTGA
- a CDS encoding helix-turn-helix domain-containing protein, with translation MFDYTPLRVMLARKNLKKGYLNDVVGLHTTVTAKISKNKYISSHALDTICQHFECQLSDICEIKKDPSN, from the coding sequence ATGTTTGACTATACACCTTTACGAGTTATGTTAGCTAGAAAAAACTTAAAAAAAGGATATCTTAATGATGTCGTAGGCTTACATACTACTGTTACAGCAAAAATAAGTAAGAATAAATATATAAGCAGCCATGCTCTGGATACTATATGCCAACATTTTGAGTGTCAACTTTCCGATATTTGCGAAATAAAAAAAGACCCTAGCAATTAG
- a CDS encoding nucleoid-associated protein encodes MSITFNHTIIHVLDLSLHMPVFSTNLLVLDDETESFITKHLIKIIENTASSKVSFNESSDLRALLNEPLQDENFYTVSCSIAQKYYRYMNEYGNIPAGDLIITHFTLNNVLFIGILKLNYKEAYTHHVETNSEGVCTKIIKHKGIFPSGNKQIEEGVVINLESLEVLLLDQSKSNYLPLLLDVTEALSVKETLQVVEKVTAEIIETHYDNKIEALSELKNNISESLSQTQSLPIQEILHKTFGEDEEVYENCMEKLEEFGIAQTTLEISDTKLTNKFNSHRLKTDTGIEIKFPTPLFKNPDYIEFINNPDGTISIMLKNISQITNK; translated from the coding sequence ATGAGTATAACTTTTAATCATACAATTATTCACGTATTAGATTTATCATTACATATGCCCGTTTTTTCCACGAATTTATTAGTACTTGATGATGAAACAGAGTCCTTCATTACCAAACACTTAATTAAAATAATTGAAAATACGGCCAGCTCCAAAGTCTCGTTTAACGAATCCTCTGATCTTAGAGCTCTGTTAAATGAACCACTACAAGACGAGAATTTTTATACCGTCTCATGCAGTATTGCTCAAAAGTATTACCGCTATATGAATGAATATGGTAATATTCCTGCTGGAGATTTAATTATTACGCACTTTACACTTAATAATGTTTTATTTATTGGTATACTAAAACTCAACTATAAAGAAGCCTATACGCATCATGTGGAAACAAATTCAGAGGGTGTTTGTACAAAAATTATTAAGCATAAGGGGATCTTTCCGTCGGGAAACAAACAAATAGAAGAAGGTGTTGTTATCAATCTTGAGTCGCTGGAGGTACTTCTACTAGATCAGTCTAAGAGCAACTATTTACCTTTGCTTTTAGATGTAACAGAAGCTTTGTCTGTAAAAGAAACTTTACAGGTCGTTGAAAAAGTTACAGCAGAAATAATAGAAACACACTATGATAATAAAATTGAAGCACTGTCTGAACTTAAAAACAACATATCTGAAAGCCTTTCTCAAACTCAGTCACTCCCTATTCAGGAAATTCTACACAAAACATTTGGTGAGGACGAAGAAGTTTACGAAAATTGCATGGAAAAACTAGAAGAGTTTGGCATAGCTCAAACTACGCTTGAAATATCTGATACTAAGTTAACTAATAAGTTTAATTCTCACCGTTTAAAAACTGATACCGGTATAGAAATTAAATTTCCAACACCTTTATTTAAAAACCCTGACTATATTGAATTTATTAATAATCCTGATGGAACAATCTCTATTATGCTAAAAAACATTTCTCAGATCACTAATAAATAA
- a CDS encoding TIGR03905 family TSCPD domain-containing protein, whose amino-acid sequence MEKYKTSRVCSSEIHFEIEDNIIKEVSFVRGCAGNALGISALVKGLKPEEAIAKLKGIDCKGRGTSCPDQLASALEAYINK is encoded by the coding sequence GTGGAGAAATATAAAACATCAAGAGTCTGTTCATCAGAGATTCATTTTGAAATTGAAGATAATATTATTAAAGAGGTTTCATTTGTTAGAGGCTGTGCAGGTAATGCTTTAGGTATTTCGGCCTTAGTTAAAGGATTAAAGCCCGAAGAGGCAATCGCGAAGCTTAAAGGCATTGACTGCAAAGGACGGGGCACCTCGTGTCCAGATCAACTGGCTAGTGCTTTAGAAGCATATATTAATAAGTAG